The Pan paniscus chromosome 2, NHGRI_mPanPan1-v2.0_pri, whole genome shotgun sequence genome contains the following window.
CAAATCGCCCATCAAATACATCCCTCAGGTATGCAGCCCCCTCCTTGCCCTGTGTGCTGCCCATCCATCCAGAATCCAGGGCCCAGCTCAACACAGCTCCCCACTCTTCCCCAAACACCCAGGTGAAGACACCACTGTTACTGATGTTGGGCCAGGAGGACCGGCGTGTGCCCTTCAAGCAGGGCATGGAGTATTACCGTGCCCTCAAGACCCGGAATGTGCCTGTTCGGTGAGTGCAGCATGAAGGCCCTGGCAGCTGGTGGGCAGGTGAGCACAGGAGGACCCTCCAACCTTAAATGTTGCTGACTAATCCCTACAGGCTCCTGCTCTATCCCAAAAGCACCCACGCATTatcagaggtggaggtggagtcAGACAGCTTCATGAATGCTGTGCTCTGGCTACGCACACACTTGGGCAGCTGAAGCCCTGCCATTCTGCGTGAGCTGATCAGCCTGTGCCACACTTCGCTCTTGAGGAGCTCAACGGTCTGGCAGGGCAGCAGGAGGCTTTCTGGGCTCTGGACTCCACGGATGCGTGGGCAGAGGAATGTGGGCTATGTAGTCATAATAAATTAGGACACAGAGCCTGGTTCCTGCTGGTACTTTGTACCAAACCATCCCCAACCCCACCTCCCACTCTGGGGTGCAGAGACCCTAGGTTCTGGGTGTGGCAGCCACAAGGGCTTCATCTGCCTCCAGCGTGAGAAGGGAGGGAACAGTGAGAGGCTTAGCCTCTGCCTGTCCTGGCAACCAGGGCTCTGTACCAGCCTAGCTTCCCTGCTGCAGCCCCTTCCATTAGCAACTACTCTGTACCACCCTTCCCAAGAGTATGTCTGGAGGACTAGTGTGAGGCCCTGTCTTTCCACGGCACCCATGGGCAAAAGTAGTCCCAGGGACATTGCCTTGGTTGGGGAAGCCCCTAGGCTGGACAGATCACCTAGCCCAGGGTgtgctgggctcaagccacccgaGCCCTAGCAAGGAGTCACTGACACATTTCCTGGAAGCAAAGGCTAAGAAGCATCTGTACAGGCATAAAGAGGAAACATGGCTTTATGTCTGACAAGAAGTTTTGTCCTCCCCAAGGCATATGGCATCAAGGCTGGGCCTAACCCAGTCTCATGACCTTGTGAATCCAGTCCACAAACACAGAGACACGCGTGAAGACAGCTGGCCAGCGGGACCTTGCGCATACTCGGTTGGGGATTATAATTCCTTCCAGGACCCAGCAGTTGTGGGTAAAGCAGGCAAGTGGGCCCCCGTAGTCACCCTGGCAGGTAGGAGAACTGATGAGGGCCCCGGGCCACAGCAATGACTAGCCTGCTTCACGATAAAATAGTTCATTTCTAGCCCCCCATACCTTCCAGGGCTGGCCCAGGGCCCTGCCACCAACCTCACAGGCCCCCACAGGGGCCAACAGTCCCTCAGTGCACATCTCACTCTCCCGCACACGTCCTCGGTGCTTGATGTTACACTCCTGGTTGGAGATGACATTCAGCAAGGCCACATTTAGGACTGTGTCATTACCCGTACCTGCAGTGAGGGGaatggggagaaggagagggTCCTGGAGGAAGATCCAGGGCTGGGCCTCCTGGCCACCAGCAGTCCTGTGCACTGTGCTCTTACCTTTGGTCTCACCCCAGCCTGCAATCTCACACTTGGTCCCTGGAGGCACCACATACCATTCAGGGGGCAGGCAGATCAGGGCCACACGCTGGTTCAGGGTCACAGATCTTTAGCAAGAATGGGGGCACTCAGGGTCTGAGGCCACAAGGCCCAGCCCCACCTCACACCCTCCCAGGTTGTCCACATACCTCTCCAGCTTGAGCAGGACAAGCTGGGAGCCTGAGGGCCCACACACCATCTTGGCTACTGGGACCCGCTGTAGGCCTGGCTCTCCATGCTGTGGGTTCTGGAACAGGGTGCCCAACCATACCTCATAGCCCGTGAGAGGCATATGGCTGGGAGAGAAGCTCTGCTAGGTCATTTGTGACTCTCAGTCCATTGCCCCAAGGCTCACTTGTTAGCTTgcctggggaagggggaaggtgGGATGAGACTGGGTCCCCAAACACAAGGGAGGCTCACCAGGAGGAGAAGCACTGCCGGGCAGTCAGTATCCACTGCTCCTTCACTAGAGACCCCCCGCAGAAATGCTGGCCCTGCCTAGAGGAGTGGGGAATTAGGACAGGTAACAGACTCCTGGGACAGATGCTAGACCTGCCATCTTCTGGCTAGGATCTCTGGGGGCAGGGATAGATTCCCAGCCCCCAGTGGGATAACCACAGAGGACACAACCTCAGCTCCTCTCTGTGGGAGACAGGCAGTTGTGCCTCACCGATTCCGCAAGCTGACTGTCCAGGGTGAGTTGCCCGGATGGCCCCCAACCACGCGCAGCTTGGAACGACGCTGATCCAGCCGATCCACCCTCTTGCCACACTTCTCAAACTGCACCTGGTCTGTAGGATGGGGTGGGATGGATGAAACCCAGACTGTGTGGATGTCGTGGGCTAAAGGGCCTGACCCATAACTGGCCCAACTCCTAACCTGGGGGATCCAGGATTGATGGCGGCTGGTCATCAGCTGAAAGACAAAGTTCACTGGGGTTAAGGGAGCCAGCCTTTGGGTGGGGGCTGAAGCAGGGTCATGGGGGAAGCGTCACTAGTGCTCACCGCAGCGTCGCAGGGCACAGTAGTCGAATGGGGTCCTTGGGTCCATCGTGTAGCACCAGGGCCCATGGCTATCCCCATCTGGGTTCCGGCAGAAGTTCTCCTCCAGTTGTGCATGCGGTTCGGAGGTAAACGTGAACCTAGGCGGAAGCGGGAGCAAAATCGTGGCAGGGTAGTCTCAACCATTTCCAGGCTCTGGTCCCAGACACCAAAGCATGCCGCCCCAGGGTTAGGGCCCTGGCGGGGCCGGGAGCACCAGGGACTCACTGCGGCTTGTGCGGCGTCTCAGCGGACCAGCGCTGGCACTGGACACCCTTGCGGGTCTTGCTGACCGTGCCGCGGTACTGCTCCCCTGCGCCGTGGTAGCAGTCTGTGGCGGGTGCGGGCAGCCATCAGGCCGAGACCTCGCCCCGGCCCTCCGGTTCCAGGCTTCCAGCCCCGGCTCTGTAGCCCCCAAGCTTGGGCCTCACCCTGGGGCCGCACGTCGTCTGTACAACGCCGGATCTGGTAGCAAAAGGCCACGCGCATGCCGGGCCGCAGTGTGAAGCACCAGGGCGCCTCTGAGCCGTCGGGGTTCCGGCAGAAGTTCTCCCGAAGGTCTCTAAGCAGGCGCTCCACTCAGCCCTAGCCCGCCAGCCTCCAGCCCTGAGCCCGTGACTACCCTCCTCCCGTCTCACCCGCAGCAGCACGTCCCAACGCCCGCCCCCCCCACCTCACTTGCACGCGTATTTTTCTGGCGTAAATCGGTGCTGATGCGGGATTTGCGCGTCCCAACGCTGGCAAGGTACGCCCGCGGTGGTGGTATTGGCTGTGCCCCGGTAGCCCTCACCCTTCCCGCGGAAGCAGCTGACAGTTGTGGCCTCTTGGCGGGGCTGTGCCTCGGACCCTTAGATGGACCGAGATAGGTCGGGCCCCGAGCGAGAGCTGAGATCCCTCTGGGGCTGGGACCAAACCCGCCTTTCCCAGGTGTACGGTACTCCACGAGATATGCTCTCAGGTCACGCCCAGCCCCTCTTACCTCCCCGGCCAAGCCACGCCCCTCCCCAAGGTTCCCAGGTACCCTCCCAGGCCTGGTCCCCGCCGCCTACCGCAGCGGGGGAGGTCACAGAACTCTCGCTCGATCTGCGGATCCGTAGTGTAGCACCATGGCCGCTCGGAGCCGTCAGGATTCCGGCAATAGTTGTCGTCCAGACCTTGGTCGAGGAACCTGGGGGCGGTAATGGGGCGTGAACAAGACCCTGGGACTCTGGCTTATCTGGCCCCGCCCAATTGCCCTACACGGAGCCCTGCCCCTGGAGTCCTGGACCTTCCCAAGCCCGGCCCCCAGGACGCCGATACCGCCTACGCGTACTTGCCCGGCTCGAAGGGGTGCTGGTGCGGGTGCTGAAGATCCCAGCGCTGGCACTCGCGCCCTGACTCCGTGCGGTCTACCGCGCCGCGGTATTCCTCGCCATTGCACCAGACACACGCGGCTGGAGACAAAGAGCCAGTGGGTTCGTGGATGGACGTGGGCTTGTCCCTCCACTCTCCCAGCTTGACCCGGCGCCGCTTACCCTCCCGGCAGGATTTGATGCCGCAGCTCTGGAAGCGCACGGCAGGGTCTGTTGTGTAGCACCAAGGACCTCCGGGGTCGCCATCAGGGTTACGGCAGAAGTTCTCTTCCAGGCCATTCCGGAGCGTGGGCGTGTACCTGAGGGCCCAGAGCATCACTATAGTGTGTGCTGGGGGAAGGCCCCAGGCCGGGACGGAGGGAAGGTGTTTGTCTCACTTGTGATCATTCGGGAACTTGTGGCTCCAAGCCTGGCAGGGCAGGCCACCCACGGTCGTGGCCATGGTGCCCCGGTACCGAACCCCATTGTTCATGATGCAGGTCCGTACGTAGTCTGGGAGCAAGAGACAGAAGACAACTTGGGCTGAGGTCCCCTGTCTCCCACCCTGCCCCTCTCCACCCCCACTTGCCTTTCTTCTGGAAGAGGTCACAGTGCCCAGAACGCCGCAGCCTCGTGTGGGGCGAGTGTTGAGTCCATGGCAGCAGTTGGCAACCATGGCTGCTCACGTTGTAGTGGAAGGCCCTGGAGAGAAGAAGGCACAGGGTAACGCCACAGCCCAGGCTTCCCTGCCCCCAGTCTTATCTAGGCCCAGTGGCCACTCACCGGCAGTCCATTAAGGGCCCACAGCGACCAGCACACTCTTCAGCATCTGCCACATCCTCCTGCCAAGGCCCGGGCACCACCGCATGTAGCAGGTGCTGTAGCTCTGTGCCCCGGAGCACCTGGAAGTCATTCAATGGCGAGCGCTGCCCTGCAGAGTGGGCATGAGTGGGTGCAGGTCAGGTGGGCATACATGTCAGTAATGTGTATTGGCATGTCCACACTTTGTTCATTCAGGGGATCAAAGCTACAAGGCTTCTGGGATGGACCCTGTATGCACTTTCAAGGGCCAGTCTAGCCCCCTGCACAGATACTTGTGAAAAAAATTTCCCCTGGGAAGCAGGCCCAGACTTGGTAGTTATCACCAATGCCTCTGTTTAGGGGCCCAGGCACCGGGCTCAGATCTAACACATACGCTCTGTGAGAGCAGTGGGTGATGAAGCTTGCCCCACCTCATCTCTCAAATGAGAATGCTAAGGCTCAGAGCCATCACATTACCCAGCCAGGGGCCCTGGCTAGGCATTCAGACTCCAAATCTGGGCTCTCACCTGCACAAAGGCATATGCTAGGTTAGAGGGGTAGATCAGGCTCAGGAGGGGTCACTGCCTGCTGTGTGCGTGCATCTGTGTGGTCCTGACACTGCTTCAGTGCTAGAGCAGATGTGCTAATAGAGGCCTAAGTGGGCAATGTCTATGTGTTCCTAGGGCTTCCCAGCTGTGCTCAAGAGGGCAAGGTCACTGCCCCATGCCCACTGAGCCTCTGGCTCCCCGACTTTTTTCTCATCCTAGAATAGGAGAATGGGGCCAACCCCCTCCTGAAGGCAGATGGGGATCAGGGTTGGGGGCACTCACCAGGGGCCCCTAAGCATTGAGTCAGAAGCAGCAGGAGTGGGAGCCACCCCATCCTTCTGGCTGGAGGCTGCACTGTGACCCACCACAGCCCCATCCGGGAAGTTGTGAAACCTGTCCCTACGGGATTGGGTGGCTCTGGCTCCATACGTCAGCTCAGGGCCTGCTGGACCCTGACCTGAGACCTGGTGACAGGAGCCATGAGGGGCCAGGCCTCAGGTCCCATAGGTCAGTTGCAAGGGC
Protein-coding sequences here:
- the MST1 gene encoding hepatocyte growth factor-like protein isoform X1 codes for the protein MEPEPPNPVGTGFTTSRMGLWWVTVQPPARRMGWLPLLLLLTQCLGAPGQRSPLNDFQVLRGTELQHLLHAVVPGPWQEDVADAEECAGRCGPLMDCRAFHYNVSSHGCQLLPWTQHSPHTRLRRSGHCDLFQKKDYVRTCIMNNGVRYRGTMATTVGGLPCQAWSHKFPNDHKYTPTLRNGLEENFCRNPDGDPGGPWCYTTDPAVRFQSCGIKSCREAACVWCNGEEYRGAVDRTESGRECQRWDLQHPHQHPFEPGKFLDQGLDDNYCRNPDGSERPWCYTTDPQIEREFCDLPRCGSEAQPRQEATTVSCFRGKGEGYRGTANTTTAGVPCQRWDAQIPHQHRFTPEKYACKDLRENFCRNPDGSEAPWCFTLRPGMRVAFCYQIRRCTDDVRPQDCYHGAGEQYRGTVSKTRKGVQCQRWSAETPHKPQFTFTSEPHAQLEENFCRNPDGDSHGPWCYTMDPRTPFDYCALRRCADDQPPSILDPPDQVQFEKCGKRVDRLDQRRSKLRVVGGHPGNSPWTVSLRNRQGQHFCGGSLVKEQWILTARQCFSSCHMPLTGYEVWLGTLFQNPQHGEPGLQRVPVAKMVCGPSGSQLVLLKLERSVTLNQRVALICLPPEWYVVPPGTKCEIAGWGETKGTGNDTVLNVALLNVISNQECNIKHRGRVRESEMCTEGLLAPVGACEGDYGGPLACFTHNCWVLEGIIIPNRVCARSRWPAVFTRVSVFVDWIHKVMRLG
- the MST1 gene encoding hepatocyte growth factor-like protein isoform X2, encoding MEPEPPNPVGTGFTTSRMGLWWVTVQPPARRMGWLPLLLLLTQCLGAPGQRSPLNDFQVLRGTELQHLLHAVVPGPWQEDVADAEECAGRCGPLMDCRAFHYNVSSHGCQLLPWTQHSPHTRLRRSGHCDLFQKKDYVRTCIMNNGVRYRGTMATTVGGLPCQAWSHKFPNDHKYTPTLRNGLEENFCRNPDGDPGGPWCYTTDPAVRFQSCGIKSCREAACVWCNGEEYRGAVDRTESGRECQRWDLQHPHQHPFEPGSSTKVWTTTIAGILTAPSGHGATLRIRRSSESSVTSPAAGPRHSPAKRPQLSAASAGRVRATGAQPIPPPRAYLASVGTRKSRISTDLRQKNTRANCYHGAGEQYRGTVSKTRKGVQCQRWSAETPHKPQFTFTSEPHAQLEENFCRNPDGDSHGPWCYTMDPRTPFDYCALRRCADDQPPSILDPPDQVQFEKCGKRVDRLDQRRSKLRVVGGHPGNSPWTVSLRNRQGQHFCGGSLVKEQWILTARQCFSSCHMPLTGYEVWLGTLFQNPQHGEPGLQRVPVAKMVCGPSGSQLVLLKLERSVTLNQRVALICLPPEWYVVPPGTKCEIAGWGETKGTGNDTVLNVALLNVISNQECNIKHRGRVRESEMCTEGLLAPVGACEGDYGGPLACFTHNCWVLEGIIIPNRVCARSRWPAVFTRVSVFVDWIHKVMRLG
- the MST1 gene encoding hepatocyte growth factor-like protein isoform X3; amino-acid sequence: MEPEPPNPVGTGFTTSRMGLWWVTVQPPARRMGWLPLLLLLTQCLGAPGQRSPLNDFQVLRGTELQHLLHAVVPGPWQEDVADAEECAGRCGPLMDCRAFHYNVSSHGCQLLPWTQHSPHTRLRRSGHCDLFQKKDYVRTCIMNNGVRYRGTMATTVGGLPCQAWSHKFPNDHKYTPTLRNGLEENFCRNPDGDPGGPWCYTTDPAVRFQSCGIKSCREAACVWCNGEEYRGAVDRTESGRECQRWDLQHPHQHPFEPGSSTKVWTTTIAGILTAPSGHGATLRIRRSSESSVTSPAAGPRHSPAKRPQLSAASAGRVRATGAQPIPPPRAYLASVGTRKSRISTDLRQKNTRAKTFGRTSAGTPTAQRRPGASHCGPACAWPFATRSGVVQTTCGPRTATTAQGSSTAARSARPARVSSASAGPLRRRTSRSSRLPPNRMHNWRRTSAGTQMGIAMGPGATRWTQGPHSTTVPCDAALMTSRHQSWIPQTRCSLRSVARGWIGWISVVPSCAWLGAIRATHPGQSACGIGEAQLPVSHREELRQGQHFCGGSLVKEQWILTARQCFSSCHMPLTGYEVWLGTLFQNPQHGEPGLQRVPVAKMVCGPSGSQLVLLKLERSVTLNQRVALICLPPEWYVVPPGTKCEIAGWGETKGTGNDTVLNVALLNVISNQECNIKHRGRVRESEMCTEGLLAPVGACEGDYGGPLACFTHNCWVLEGIIIPNRVCARSRWPAVFTRVSVFVDWIHKVMRLG